Part of the Spinacia oleracea cultivar Varoflay chromosome 5, BTI_SOV_V1, whole genome shotgun sequence genome, CCCATGGAACTCAAAACACGAGATGTCCATAAATCACTGTGACAAATGTCAAATGGCATACTAGTAAAAGAAGAGGAAGCATCAAAAGGAAAACGAATATGTTTCCCCAAAACACACGACTGACACACAGATGTGCCGCTAATTCTATTACATGAGATGAATTTATTAAGCCTAAGAAAATCAAAAACAGGAGTTCCCAGATGCCCTAAACGATCATGCCACAAGGTAGATGAGAGAGCGGCAAAAGCTGATGGTGAGGTAGAACGAGTTGAGAATGTGGTGGTGATAGGACAGAGGTCGCCCGTGCTATTACATCTCATGAGATGTCTCCCCGTCTGAAAATCCTTTACAAAAAACCCATAGGGATCAAATTCAACAGAAACTGAATTATCATTAGTAAATTTACGAACGGAAACTATGTTTTTGATTAGGTGGGGAGCACGAAGGACATTGGTTAAGGACAAGGGTGGATTGGGAGGGGAAAAGGATGCATGACCATAACCACGAATTGGAATTGAATGACCATTACCAACAACAATATTACGATTAGTgctcaaattaaaataatacgaAAGAGTACCTTGATTGGATGTCATATGAGAGGTGGCACCGGTATCCATGTAACAATTTGCATCCGGGGGGTTGACTGAAAAAGTGTGCATTGCCGCATTTATGTTCGTCGGATAGTACGAAGGAGCCGTGGCCGCATAAGCCTGAGGTGGAGCTGGCCCAAGTAtacctgtaatacctcgtatttttctgtctttataaatatattttattatatttataatatatattttattatatttataaagtatttttatgatttttagaatttatatcgcatttaaatattatttaaatgtatttttaattaattagaatatttattattttaattaattattaaacgaatttattatttcattgggaatttaattgggtttcaaaagtaaaacgattttaaattaatctagcccaatccaattccaagttcaagtccaaacaaactaagcaagcccatcttatgtttaatgaagcccgaaagggaatcctaaacCCTAGCCCATCTTTaagtttcctaagcctataaatataagTGTTCACCCTCAAAATTCctcactattattcattaaacctaaaagtaaaaccctaaccctaaattcctctttctttcatcgaacttatgtttggccgtttttctcctacttgcgttcgttttcagaaaaaCGTTGAttcttcaaagttgtagatctcgaaaGGTTATTGAACTTTGCCTCAAGAAccaatcaattccgagttatAGATTAGAAGTTATGAGCGTTCTAAAATCCGGTCGGAGTAATTTCTCTCTTTTCCTCCGTCCGCCCTTGTCTTCGGCCGCAAGCAAGCCACGAGCTTGGCTCGCCCCTGCCTTTGACGAGTGCTGCCTTGtgccgctgcccacacgcaacacaattgtgttgtgtgtgtttgttttgtttttgttgatcgttcatactccgtatacttttaaccttttccaaattccgtttttaaattattaaattattattattgttttggattatttaaattgttgggaacggttatgaacaccataTTATGATTTTTTCGTATTTGAATTCATGAGGTTGATTATAATTAGAagagttattattttcatatttaatataataataaagtgtcaatttttattaccaaaacatagtttttatgattgtttattactagggttttaatcccaactatataggcaattgatttacataatttaatgatgatttaaattatgggtaTCAatcttaattttcagatttattataaagttttaaagtgttgatttttaatgattttaaggtcaaaagtcaatgttttatcctttgctgcttcatgtacagcaatgtactccgcttcagttgtagaatccgcaatggtgctttgcttagcacttttccagcttactgcacctctgttgaggcagaagacaaacccagactgtgatctgaaatcatctttgtcggtttggaaacttgcgtccgtatagcctttaacaattaattcatcatctccaccatagaccaggaagtcatctttgtgccttttcaggtacttcagaatattcttggcagcagtccaatgcgcctctccagggtctgactggtatctggtcgtagcactgagtgcgtacgcaacatccgggcgtgtacatatcatagcatacattattgaaccaatcaatgatgcatatggaatcccattcattcgtctacgctcatcaagtgtttttgggcactgagtcttgcttagagttattccatgagacatgggtaggtagcctcgcttggagtctgccatcttgaacctatcaagcaccttattgatataagtgctttgactaagtccaatcatccttttagatctatctctgtaaatcttgatgcccaatatgtactgtgcttctcctagatctttcatcgaaaaacatttcccaagccaaatcttgacagagttcaacataggaatgtcatttccgataagtaatatgtcgtcgacatataatactaggaaagaaattttgctcccactgaccttcttgtatacacaagattcgtctgtgttcttgatgaaaccaaagtcactgactgcttcataaaaacgtatattccagctcctggatgcctgcttcaatccgtagattgacttctttagcttgcatacctttttagcattctatggatcctcaaaaccttcaggctgtgtcataaacacagtttctgttaaaacgccgtttaagaaagcagttttgacatccatctgccatatttcgtaatcgtaatatgcagcgattgctaacattatccgaatagactttagcatttgcaactggtgaaaaggtttcatcgtaatccacaccgtggacttgcctgtaaccttttgcaaccaatctagctttgaaaacttcaagtttcccatccttgtcctttttcagtttgaaaacccatttgcttccaatggcttggtagccatctggcaaatcgaccaaatcccatacttggttttcagacatggagtctaattaaGATTGCATGagttcttgccattgcttggagctagggctcgtcatagcttgtttgtaagtcgcaggttcatcactttcaagtaatagaacgtcatagctctcgttcgtcaaaatacctaagtacctttccggttgagatctatatctttgcgatctacgcggggtaacatttctagattgaccatgattctcaccagattcttctaaagatctctgagtttcatcctgaatgtcatcttgagcattctctagagtttgttgttcgactcgaatttcttcgaggtctacttttctcccacttgtcattttggaaatgtgatctttctccaaaaagacaccatctcgagcaacaaacaccttgttctcagatgtattgtagaagtaatacccctttgtttcctttggatagcccacaaggatacatttgtcagattttggatgaagtttgtctgatattaatcgtttgacgtatacttcacatccccaaatcttaagaaaagacacatttggaggctttccaaaccataattcatatggagtcttttcgacagctttagacggagctctatttatagtgagtgcagctgtatttagtgcatgtccccaaaattctaatggaagtttggcctgacccatcattgacctgaccatgtctagcaaggttctgttcctccgtttcgACACACCGtttcattgtggtgttccaggaggagtcaattctgatagaattccacattctttcagatggtcatcaaattcatagctcagatattcaccgcctctgtcagaccgcagtgccttaatcttcttgcctaattgattctctacttcactctgaaattccttgaatttgtcaaaggattcagacttatgcttcattaggtagacataaccatatctactgaagtcatcagtgaaagtgataaagtagctgaaaccacctctagcatttgtactcattggtccacatacatctgtatggattaaacccaatagttcatttgctctttctccaactttagagaaaggttgctttgtcattttgccaagtaaacatgattcgcatttaccataatcctctaagtcaaatggttctagaattccttccttttgaagtctttctaagcgtttcaagtttatatggcctaatcgacaatgccacagataggtgagatctgaatcatcctttttggcctttttggtatttatgttatatacttgtttgtcgtgatctaataaataaagtccattgactaatctagcagatccataaaacatctctttaaaataaaacgaacaactattgtcttttattaaaaaggaaaatcccttagcatctaagcaagaaactgaaatgatgtttttagtaagacttggaacatggaaacactcttccagttccaaaactagcccggagggcaacgacaaataataagttcctacagctaatgcagcaatccgtgctccatttcccactcgtaggtcgacttcacccttgcttaactttctacttcttcttagtccttgtggattggaacattagtgtgagccacaacctgtatctaatacccaagaagttgaattagcatgtatacagtctataacgaaaatacctgaagatggaacgactgttccgttcttctgatcttcctttagcttcaagcaatctctcttccaatgccccttcttcttgcagtagaagcattcggattcagaagtgggttgactgaccttcctctttacagatttggcgccagtttgcttagttgggatggccttgttgccacctttcttagcattcctcttctttccagatttcttgaacttgcccccacgcaccataagcacatcctgcttatcacttttgagcgtcttttcagcggtcttcagcataccgtgaagctcagtgagcgttttgtccagactattcatactgtagttcagtttgaactgatcatacccgctatgaaaagaatggaggatggtgtctatagccatttcctgagaaagttgctgatccagccgactcatattctcaatgagtccaatcattttgagaacatgtggacttacgggctcgcctttcttaagcttggtctcaagaatttgcctatgagtctcgaatctttcgactcgagccagatcttggaacatgttcttcaactcactgatgattgtgaaagcatctgagttgatgaacgttttctgcagatctgcactcatggtggcgagcattagacatttcacatccttgttggcatcaatccaacgattgagggctgcctgagtgaccccgtcgcctgcggcttcgggcatcgcctcttctaggacatactccttttcttcctgcataagaactatttgcaagttcctttgccagtcaaggaagtttttcccgttcaacttctccttttcgagaattgatcgaatgttgaatgaattgttgtttcccatatttaaaactacaattggaaagaataaacaaataaataaccattcacagtttctcttaataaacttaaattctagcatacatgcataattcaatgttcattaagcattttattcaagatatgtgttccggcatgtgtgaataaaatgattccaagatcctaaaatcattgaagaactaagcacagtttgtcgacttagtcctaaaacatcttaggtaagcaaaagccttttgctaatattctagaaactattcttggttgataggtacgtctaagaacttattaggtaaacctatcgattttgccacgacataaaaggactccttacttatatcgttgagtttcaccaaaactaacatgtactcacaattatttgtgtaccttgcccctttaggaccaataagtaacacctcgctgagcgaaaactattactagattgatgtaaaggatatccaagcaagtgtatattttggcatggcaccttttaactcaatttttaagtttggaacttaaggctcttactatgttggttagattttaagtgaactaaaatccttaatcatgcaacataatcaagctttgatctcatgcattttaagacatatttaaaagcaataaataacttaaaacatgcataagataaatgtgatctagtatggcccgacttcatcttgaagctttaacttcaaagtccgtcttgaaaatctccgtgggaggcaccattttcttcaaataggataagctataattaaaactaattacaactatttgatggtacgcagaccatatttgaattgaaaaacaactttggtactttagaccaattacattcaaattaatggtacgcagaccatattttctatcctatttgggccatactagtcacttcataacctgcaaaacagtacatatacaatatataccattcacccattcattatcatgaatggcccacatagctggttagtaaaacacattatgcatcacatgaacatttgcagcaattaatcaagggcagcaataatctacaaattattcagtccttattaattctaatcaagttgttttaaccttaaggatttgtagacctaatcaagagtttatgactaaaaagggctcccacttaaaccaataaattcatatgctttactaattttaaacataaaaatgtatttctagtctaaccggaaacatacaaatttaattaaaatttaaagctcatataaatttataattgaatccaaaaagtttaatttaatttcagtcgtacttaaattaattcattattttaattttagtaaaataattagaataaataaaatttattataattacaatattcaaaattaaaatccaaaaaaataatttaaattattaattttaaaattaattaaaattacgtaaactgaaaatttcaaattaaaatttcaaaacgatctaatcgcaacgcaacaatcccacgcaacgcacgcccatgggccacacgcacacagccatcgctggccatgtgcgcgcagcccatgcgctgcgtcgcatcgctgctgctcaccatcgcaaggcatcacgcgagctggtggtcgctgcgcgcgccagcgctcgacgcaacaagcatgctgccgcagcccatcgctgggcgcagcgctcgtcgcacgtcgcaacaagcaagctgctcgccatcgctgggcgcagcgctcgtcgcacatcACAACAAGCACGTTGCACGCCATccctgggcgtagcgctcgtcgcacgtcgcaacaagcacgctgcacgccatcgctgggcgcagcgctcgtcgcacgcacactagcgctcgctgcgcgcgaggctccgcatgcttgcgcgaggcagtgcgcgttgtggcgcagctcgcttgctgcccacacgcgactgctcgtgccttgctctcgccctcgcccattcgcccatcgcacacagcccacgacacaaggcagggctgctgccttgtgctcgtgcaccatggccttgctcattgcattcgtaccgcatgggcgacaagctcccttgctcgtcgtcacatgcccgcactatacaacaccccttaagggtaacacgtagcgtccattgctttgtgcgtgcaagttatatgagcgaatcgcataaaaatttaaaatttatattcaaaattaatgacaaattaataaataatattaatttcataattttagggcgaaaaattgaaaacttattatttaattgatttccgattaacatggattcaagtctaggtcataaaaatttaaaatttaacataaatttacaatttttatggtggtttttaatcataggtatctaattaaattataactaattatgaaaatcaaattaattctaaattattccaattttcaacaaattaatcataattacaaattagattgcataattaacaaggctaggcattcaaacttgttaaagatatacagtaggtcaatcaaaaattcaagatttatcaacaagaatcgcaaatatttaatttaacatcttaaatttacgaaattttgcattcgaaaaactaaaacctccgaaaagtcatagttaggcttcgaatttgagaattctgggttcggccgaaaaatactaattttgtcaaaattttagaatgccttttacatgcggaatagacacaaaaatcactcgatttggatgagtaacgaagaaactgccgaaaaactgcgtacgtataattaaataaacgcaatttgcaattaattaacaattacgaaaattaatcaccccttttaattcttgcaaatttgtaatatttaaccatgttcatgcaatttagattatgaaaataataagaggctctgataccactgttaggttatgatacatatgacaattcataaatcatgcggaaaaaccataaagccaggaaagcatattatttacacataatcatttagcatagtttagatgcatacactttgttgcgtgccttccctagctgcgcccgaaccgaacaagaacaagtctttaggactccaaatgtcgtccctccgtagatagtccacagcacgtccggatccgccttaagcttgaccaactaggatcgcccttaaggtacttagaattttcggctaatgtaggcaattatatgactgaatttttgctctcaaaaatcactttgaatacttgaattctctatacagaataatgaccctaggcctttatttatagaggtatggaaagggaattgtaatcctattaggatacgaattaattaaactagaatcctaatagaattcttatttaattaattcatccttttaggtataggaatttaatcatatgtcgaaacctgatagctttaggattcgtatagcacacaaacacacacacgcacgcacaacagcccacgaggggcgccatgcgcgtgcgcgcagcccgcgagctcgcagcccattgccacgaggcccacacgctgccgcagcgttggcgcgcgctgggcctgccttgcggtgggcctggcgcatccttggctggtgcgttgtggcgcgctggcttgctgggcgatggcccggcttcgtgctgggccttcgtctggcaggcctcgtccgatgctaattcgtacgatacgcttccgattaatttcccgattccggaattcatttccgatacgaacaatatttaatattttcgattccggaattaatttccgtttcgaacaaatatttaatatttccgtttccggaattattttccgattccgataatatttccgattctgacaatatttccgtttccggcaatatttccgattccggcaatatttccatttccaataatattttccgatacgtaccatgtttccgtttccggcaacatctacgacttggataatattatatttccgatacgatccatatttccgtttccggcaatatcatcgtttccggagcattcatttcttgcctgtgacgatctcagctcccactgaaaccaagatccgtcgattccgaatatccatagatggagtatttaatgccattaaatactttatccgtttacgtagtatttgtgtgaccctacgggttcagtcaagagtaagctgtggattaatatcattaattccacttgaactgaagcggcctctagctaggcattcagctcacttgatctcactgaattattaacttgttaattaatactgaaccgcacttattagacttaacatagaatgcatacttggaccaagggcattatttccttcaccacggCCACCACCACGACCTACACCGTCCTTCTTACCGTGGTGATAGTTACGGTTGTTCCGTCCGTTCGAAGACCCACCATGGTtattgttgttgtggtggtgagGGTTGTCATTCGCCGTAGCGTCATCAGCAGCCGCCACCATAGCGGCACCACCCTCAAGAGCCGCcgtatctgttaggttatgatacatataaacgaatataaatcatgcggaaaaaccataaacgacaggattccaaattaattgcaacataacaattagcataattaggatgcatactctttgtagcgtgccctcccttgctgcgcccgaaccgaacaagaacaagtctttaggactccaagtgtcgtccctctgtagaaagtccacagcatgtctggatccgccttaagattgaccaactagaatcgcccttaaggtactaatttaTTCTGCTATTCTGGGCTAGgtgtttggctgaatttttgctcaaattcttacctttgaatacttcaaactcgttctaaattatgagccttgaactcatatttataggccatggaataagcaatcgaatcctactaggatacgaattaattaaactagaatcctagcagaactctaaattaattaatttatctttttaggattaggaaatttaatcatcaaacgaatcctacacgctttaggtttcgtatgtgaacacaaaaacacacgcacgcacagcagcccacgaggggtgccatgcgcgcgcgcgcagcccgaaCAACGCAGCCCACTagccacgaagcccacgagctgccgcagccttgggcgcgcgctgggcctgccttgcggtgggcctggcgcagccttgggctggcgtgttgtggcgcgcgattgccttgctggacgtgggcctggcgcagccttgggctggcgtgttgtggcgcgcgattgccttgctggacgtgggcctggcttcgtgttgggccttcgtctagcaagctcgtccgatgctaattcgtacgacgcgcttccgattaatttcccgattccggaatttatttccgatacgaacaatatttaacatttccgattccggaattgatttccgtctcgaacaaatatttaatatttccgtttccggaattattttccgattccgataatattttcgattctgacaatatttccgtttccggcaatatttccgattccggcaatatttccatttccgataatattttccgatacgtaccatgtttccgtttccggcaacatctacaacttggataatatttatatttccgatacgatccatattttcgtttccggagtattcatttacttgccttggacgatctcagctcccactgaaaccaagatccgtcgattccgaatattgattagatagagtatttaatgtcattaaatacttgatctgtttacgtactatttgtgtgaccctacgggtacagtcaagagtaagctgtggattaatatcattaatccacttgaactgaagcggcctctagctaggcatacagttcacttgatctcaatgaattattaacttgtataattaatactgaaccgcatttattagacttatcattaaatgcatacttggaccaagggaattatttccttcagtatctTGCAGAGAGAGCTCCTCCAACCGGAGCATGGACCGAGCAACAAAAAAAAGAGGCAGAGGGTCCTTGTGTTGGATTTGAGAAGCAACGTTGCGGTACTCGCCGGGGAGACCCACAACCAACCTGAGAACCAGACGAGAGTTAGAAACCGAGGCACCAACATTGTCCAACTGGTCAGCGAGCATCTTCAACCTCTAACAATAGGCGGTGGCATTAGGATAGTTGGCCATAGAGATGGTGGAGAACTCATGTTCGAGATGAACAACCCTGCCATTCATGTTGTCTTGAAAGATAAGCCGAAGGCGTTCCCATGCCTGAAACCTGGTGGAGCCTGGTTCAATGATGGTGTGGAGGAGGTCATTTGAAATTGTGCCATAAATCCATTGGAGGACAATGGCGTCGAGGCGAGAACAGAGAGCTTCGTCCACCTTCTTGGATGTCTCGTCCTCCGTGACAGCGGTGGTGGAATGACTGATGTGATCAAGGACAAGGAAAGCCCTAGCATGAATCTGAAAAAGTTCCGCCCAAGACACATATTGAGATGATTCCATCTCAAGGGTTACAAGAATAAAGGTTCTGATATTGCTGACATTAAGAGCAGGGTGTTGAGTTTTGGTGTCCTCACCCATGGTGTTCGACAGAGAGGAATggaagagagaaagaagagatgaagaagaagaaccgGAGTTGTTCTTGCTAGGGTACGGCTAGGGCTAGGGAGAGGATTAGCGTTTGTGTTTACCTAAACGTCTGATACCATGATAGAAGTGATCACTCCGTCATCGTATTATTGAGAGATTAGGAATATATATACAAGAGTACAGAGGGCTAAACCCTAGAGCCCATATTCTACCGAATATACGCTATACATAAGTAACTATTCTACAGAATATTTAGCTGTACATAATTAACATAATTCGAATATTAACATAATCTAATCTATTAAATACTAgactttagcccgtgcgatgcacggtttctattaaattgttacgttaaaataaaacttctACATATATCAActgttatattttatatattagaataaattgatttttttttttttggattgaatttcattttagatttattttttaattattatagttttttattttggatgaaatcgtatataagaaatattaataattatttaataaaaatatttacgtggcacctaattatttatctacgtggcattcgacttttgaattcaaaaataattttgaagtcttatttttcattggctgaaaccattagatttgctacgtggcgctctaatattggattagtgtttgattttggattggattttattttagattagtgtttgattttggatgaattttattttagatttattttttaattattagagcgtttgattttggatggaattgtatatattggtaattaattaattaattaaaatatctatgtggcacctaattaattatctacgtggcactcgatttttttaattcaaaaataaattagaaatcttaattttcattggccaaaaccattagtaatcctaggtggcgctctaatagttcagcaaatatggttcctttatatatgtatattagattaatAGGGTCTATTCATTTAAAATGTTGTATTTGTATTCAACCATTGTAGAATCACCCAAATTCAAATACTCCTCACATAAATTTAAAGTGAGGACAATAAAATCATGTATagattaatttaaaaaaaaaaacattgtcCAAAATGGGAGTTTTGAAATAATACATTATACATACGTAGTATAGCTAGTACATAGAACTAGCTAGTACTAGTAGGTGAGATAATCGTTTAAGTTCCATGCATTGCATATTAGTAAATCATGTAGGATAAGAAGCAAACAATGTGATACCACATTTATTCTGACCTCTGATAATCTTCCTAAACCCATTCTCACCCCATGTTTCTCCCCATGAGTTCTTTAACAACCAATAATCAGTCCCATCTGTGTCGGTACCATATCCAATAGCAGTAACAGCATGAGTAATGTCCTCGCCACACTCCCCTTGGAAGACTCCTCCCATGTAGTACATAAACTCAAACCCGCTTCCATCTATGCCAACTGAGACAGGCTGTTGTGAAACTGCCTTCATTAAGGATGCCTCATCGTTTAGGAATTGATTCAAACCCATTAATTGTCACACCACTTCCGCCAATAGTTGTTGCTTCACACTGAGTCTGAAATCCATTGTATGGGTACGCGTCTTCTGTTGAAATTCCTTGGTTTTGTTGGATGAATCCAAAA contains:
- the LOC110800043 gene encoding uncharacterized protein, translating into MGEDTKTQHPALNVSNIRTFILVTLEMESSQYVSWAELFQIHARAFLVLDHISHSTTAVTEDETSKKVDEALCSRLDAIVLQWIYGTISNDLLHTIIEPGSTRFQAWERLRLIFQDNMNGRVVHLEHEFSTISMANYPNATAYC